Proteins from one Pontibacter korlensis genomic window:
- a CDS encoding acylphosphatase — protein MEDNSKKRVAMRVHGKVQGIFFRASTQEKAQELGLTGFVQNEPDGTVYLEAEGKTEALQQLEQWAHQGPRRARVEKVEVEEKEELQGFEKFEQRR, from the coding sequence ATGGAGGACAACAGCAAAAAACGTGTAGCCATGCGAGTGCATGGTAAAGTACAGGGTATATTTTTCAGGGCCAGCACCCAAGAGAAGGCCCAGGAACTTGGGTTAACGGGCTTTGTGCAAAACGAGCCGGACGGCACAGTATACTTGGAAGCCGAAGGAAAGACTGAGGCCCTACAACAGCTGGAGCAATGGGCACATCAAGGACCAAGGCGCGCACGGGTAGAGAAGGTGGAGGTAGAGGAGAAGGAAGAATTACAAGGGTTCGAGAAGTTTGAGCAGAGGAGGTAG
- a CDS encoding DinB family protein, giving the protein MTAMNALEQLSQTVRNLSDIVAHSFSSLSLVDLNYKPAPDKWSMLECLEHLNRYSRYYNPVLTKAVAQSSSDEIYVTGINYSWIGKKSLEMVRPQNMKKHKTVKHMNPNNSQLTRATVEEFLLHQQELLQLLYDARKVNLNRKAVPVEFFKLLKMRLGESLEFMVVHQERHIQQALRVKQELMKQAAA; this is encoded by the coding sequence ATGACTGCCATGAACGCATTGGAACAACTCTCTCAGACTGTCAGAAACCTATCCGATATCGTTGCCCACAGCTTCTCATCGCTTAGCCTGGTAGACCTAAACTATAAGCCAGCACCAGACAAATGGAGTATGCTGGAATGCCTGGAGCACCTTAACCGCTACAGCCGCTATTACAACCCTGTACTAACTAAGGCCGTTGCGCAAAGCTCCAGCGACGAGATCTATGTTACAGGTATTAACTATAGCTGGATCGGCAAAAAATCGCTGGAAATGGTGCGGCCGCAGAACATGAAGAAGCATAAGACTGTGAAGCACATGAACCCCAACAATAGCCAGCTGACCCGCGCCACAGTAGAAGAGTTTCTGCTGCACCAGCAGGAGCTGCTGCAATTGCTTTACGATGCCAGAAAAGTGAACCTGAACAGAAAAGCTGTACCCGTAGAGTTTTTTAAGCTGCTAAAAATGCGCCTGGGGGAGTCGCTGGAGTTTATGGTAGTGCACCAGGAGCGCCACATACAGCAGGCACTACGGGTAAAGCAGGAGCTTATGAAGCAGGCAGCGGCCTAA
- a CDS encoding Crp/Fnr family transcriptional regulator: MPDEEICVGFAYPNTLVVSFPSFVDSKPSAYYIQALRKIELLGISKNDLVQLMEERPNIKRFWYEQLEKALVGKIEREVDLLLPEPEQRLKRVMQRSPHLFQDIPKKYIASYLRMTPETLSRLK; the protein is encoded by the coding sequence TTGCCGGATGAAGAGATCTGTGTAGGCTTTGCTTACCCCAACACACTGGTTGTTTCTTTTCCTTCGTTTGTTGATAGTAAGCCATCGGCCTATTACATACAGGCGCTCCGGAAAATTGAGCTGCTGGGTATCAGCAAAAACGACCTAGTGCAACTGATGGAGGAGAGGCCCAACATCAAGCGCTTTTGGTATGAGCAGCTGGAGAAAGCCTTGGTAGGCAAAATTGAGCGGGAAGTGGATCTGCTACTGCCCGAACCAGAACAACGCCTGAAGCGCGTCATGCAGCGCAGCCCGCACCTGTTTCAGGACATCCCTAAAAAATATATTGCCTCTTACCTGCGTATGACGCCCGAAACCCTGAGCAGGCTAAAATAG